Part of the Rhodohalobacter barkolensis genome, TACATTGTGGATAACTGCTGGCCAAGCACACCTTTTGGAAACCCCTGACGCTCAAACCACTCCAGGTAGTGAACAGGCAGTGACGTAATATTCCAGCCTTTATATTGTCCGTAGGGCATCTTAGCTACAACCAGTTTGTATAAAAAAGATCTGTCAAACATTGTTACTCGGTTCAAATTTAAATGAACCTATAAGGTAATTAAACTTTACTAAGAGAGTATTAAGGGAGAACCTGATATCCATAAATTGTAAAATATATATTTTTTTGTAACAGGTTCATGTTTGGCTACTCTTGATTGAGTAAAGGTAAGCTTTAGGACTATCGGATAGTACATGGGTGCGCACAGGGTAAATCTAAAATTCATATTAAAGATTGCATTCAGAAACTGGAAGAGATCGCCATTTTTTTCAATGGTGAATCTAATCGGGTTGGCCATAGGTGTGTCCGGTTGTCTGTTGATAGG contains:
- a CDS encoding DUF3820 family protein, which codes for MFDRSFLYKLVVAKMPYGQYKGWNITSLPVHYLEWFERQGFPKGVLGQQLSTMYEIKTNGLDEILDPIKKEMKVHQNKY